A single Syntrophorhabdales bacterium DNA region contains:
- a CDS encoding Spy/CpxP family protein refolding chaperone: MKTWSLIAAVLFSTFFVTGVFAAPTDTGPTPPGQAPVGQYATPKAPPGPMHGWRGPGFGARQRMVSYLGLTPEQINKMRELRGRYRNETHDLRYDLAIKRTEMRKLFTDPKVNEATLMAKQKEISSLTQQLMDKRAQMKIEWRKILTAEQIQKLDSILPVTGHHGMGGGMGDGMRHGMMAPHMGYGGMGPGRSE, from the coding sequence ATGAAAACGTGGTCTCTGATTGCGGCTGTGCTATTCTCGACTTTTTTTGTGACCGGTGTCTTTGCAGCGCCGACTGATACAGGTCCGACGCCTCCCGGCCAGGCTCCTGTGGGTCAATACGCTACCCCCAAAGCTCCGCCTGGGCCTATGCATGGCTGGCGCGGCCCTGGATTTGGAGCACGGCAGCGTATGGTATCCTACCTCGGCCTCACGCCGGAACAGATAAACAAGATGCGGGAACTGAGGGGCCGCTATCGGAACGAAACACACGACCTGAGGTATGATCTGGCTATAAAAAGAACGGAGATGCGAAAACTCTTTACAGATCCTAAGGTAAACGAAGCGACGCTCATGGCAAAGCAGAAAGAAATAAGCTCGCTGACACAACAACTCATGGACAAAAGAGCGCAGATGAAGATCGAGTGGAGAAAGATCCTTACAGCGGAGCAGATTCAGAAACTCGACAGTATTCTACCCGTAACCGGCCATCATGGAATGGGAGGCGGAATGGGTGACGGAATGAGACATGGAATGATGGCGCCGCATATGGGGTACGGCGGTATGGGACCAGGCCGCAGCGAATAA
- a CDS encoding metal ABC transporter permease, which produces MTWFGSLSFPFMQHALMGVLFAGIAFPLIGVFIISLNLIPLRFAMMHVALLGGALGLFLRVDPMVAGLLLCALSALALGPVSEKTKIGLGTISGYFMTLTLALSFILFYKGKINVIQAFSILWGNIFALTAWDLVAVGGVSLFVLCIIFLFFKEIQAILYDREIALAVGIPEKALYYLIVFMLGLTIAVSMRMIGALLVDAFVLLPAMAAGMIARSLKQSFILSSLFGLVSGVSGLYVSFRFDMPASSTIILAASLIVAVCMIFGRGFSHA; this is translated from the coding sequence ATGACCTGGTTCGGCTCGCTCAGCTTTCCTTTTATGCAGCACGCCCTTATGGGGGTCCTTTTTGCAGGGATAGCCTTTCCCCTGATCGGCGTATTTATCATCTCGCTCAACCTGATTCCGCTGCGTTTTGCCATGATGCACGTGGCGTTGCTCGGAGGAGCACTCGGCCTCTTTCTGAGGGTAGACCCCATGGTGGCAGGTCTGCTGCTCTGCGCACTTTCTGCACTGGCTCTGGGCCCGGTATCTGAAAAAACAAAGATAGGCCTGGGCACTATATCGGGTTATTTCATGACGTTGACCCTAGCCTTATCCTTCATATTGTTCTACAAAGGCAAGATCAACGTTATTCAGGCCTTCAGCATCCTCTGGGGTAACATCTTCGCGCTCACCGCCTGGGACCTCGTGGCCGTTGGGGGTGTGAGTCTCTTCGTTCTTTGCATCATCTTCCTCTTTTTTAAAGAGATACAGGCGATCCTCTACGACAGAGAGATAGCGCTCGCCGTAGGCATCCCCGAGAAGGCGCTTTACTATCTGATCGTTTTCATGCTGGGACTGACTATCGCAGTGTCGATGCGTATGATCGGCGCGCTGCTGGTTGATGCATTTGTGCTTTTGCCTGCAATGGCAGCGGGCATGATCGCCCGAAGCCTGAAACAGTCATTTATCCTTTCCTCGCTCTTCGGGCTTGTATCGGGTGTGAGCGGACTCTATGTATCCTTCCGCTTTGATATGCCCGCGAGTTCCACAATCATACTGGCGGCATCGCTCATCGTTGCTGTGTGTATGATCTTTGGCAGGGGGTTCAGCCATGCTTGA
- a CDS encoding metal ABC transporter substrate-binding protein has product MLDAESSLTVYLRCCCVARSNPTRHQPSTKYYKGLALFFSALALLTLSTVATAAGEVVVASTSLTGAIARAAGATEVRVLTPANASHPPEYDLKPSDLLKLEGARVVVYAGYERMVSRLVETARDRGIIAVQVDTTLSPETLIAQVRNVAAALKTEKEAGSWGKGFLQALSALKAKLAPVAGKRAVVHWHARAFSSWAGLNVVQVVPLGELTPKVIADSVAQKPDVVVDILHSPVAKTIAENAKCKYVQIINFPGVENTASLTDIFEYNTNQMLKAFVSSK; this is encoded by the coding sequence ATGCTTGATGCCGAGTCGTCTTTAACCGTATACCTTCGTTGCTGCTGCGTCGCCCGATCAAATCCGACTCGGCATCAACCTTCCACGAAATATTATAAAGGGCTTGCGCTCTTTTTCAGCGCGCTGGCTCTTCTTACGTTGTCAACCGTTGCGACGGCGGCGGGAGAGGTCGTCGTCGCCTCAACATCCCTCACCGGTGCAATTGCAAGGGCTGCAGGCGCGACTGAGGTGAGAGTGCTCACGCCTGCAAACGCGAGCCATCCGCCTGAATATGACCTGAAACCTTCAGATCTTTTGAAGCTTGAAGGCGCTCGTGTGGTTGTTTATGCAGGCTATGAAAGGATGGTGTCCCGGCTTGTCGAGACCGCTCGTGACAGAGGAATTATTGCCGTACAGGTCGATACGACTCTTTCGCCTGAAACATTGATCGCGCAGGTGCGAAACGTTGCGGCCGCCCTGAAAACAGAGAAGGAGGCAGGTTCGTGGGGAAAGGGTTTCCTTCAAGCACTTAGCGCACTTAAAGCAAAGCTGGCTCCGGTTGCCGGAAAGCGCGCCGTGGTGCACTGGCACGCCAGAGCTTTTTCTTCATGGGCCGGGCTTAACGTGGTTCAGGTTGTTCCTTTAGGAGAATTAACGCCAAAGGTCATAGCCGATTCAGTTGCCCAGAAGCCTGATGTCGTCGTGGATATCCTCCATTCGCCCGTCGCCAAAACGATCGCGGAGAACGCAAAATGCAAATACGTGCAGATAATAAATTTCCCGGGAGTGGAGAATACCGCAAGCCTCACGGACATATTCGAATACAATACGAACCAGATGCTGAAAGCCTTCGTTAGTAGCAAGTAA
- a CDS encoding isoprenylcysteine carboxylmethyltransferase family protein, protein MKDKKNLLTRSNLRDIVIICSFVSSAIFNLSVAAEAVGFCLLAIGCFLHIVAKGVLIRNVVLCDRGIYAIVRHPYYLANYLIDSSFCVLSGNPYLIAAYPLLFFWAYGPTIRNEEKFLASKYRDSFQDDSFNIPQVFPDRASLKGWRGLFQGFSFSRVTLKERARVARFCSAGFAIMLVQAVNLRQLRPLFYPTRTDYDEFSFMVLAAVFLLVSIVFVLMDRSYRAERDNRYLDTKSLAQ, encoded by the coding sequence ATGAAAGACAAAAAGAATCTTCTTACCAGGAGCAACCTGCGGGATATAGTTATTATCTGTTCCTTCGTATCATCTGCGATCTTCAACCTTAGTGTCGCCGCTGAGGCTGTCGGTTTCTGCCTGCTTGCCATAGGTTGTTTTCTGCATATTGTCGCCAAAGGCGTGCTCATACGCAATGTGGTTCTTTGCGACAGGGGGATATACGCCATAGTCCGGCATCCTTACTATCTTGCCAATTACCTGATCGATTCAAGCTTCTGTGTTCTGAGTGGCAATCCTTACCTGATCGCAGCATATCCTCTTCTGTTTTTCTGGGCGTATGGGCCGACCATAAGGAACGAAGAAAAGTTTCTCGCTTCTAAATATCGCGATTCATTTCAGGATGACAGCTTCAATATTCCACAGGTGTTTCCGGATAGAGCTTCTTTAAAGGGTTGGAGAGGATTGTTCCAGGGTTTTTCTTTCAGCCGCGTTACGTTGAAGGAACGCGCAAGGGTAGCGAGGTTCTGCTCTGCGGGTTTCGCCATCATGCTCGTACAGGCAGTGAATCTGCGTCAACTAAGGCCCCTCTTTTATCCGACAAGAACCGATTACGACGAATTCTCGTTCATGGTACTCGCGGCTGTTTTTCTGCTGGTAAGTATCGTCTTTGTGCTGATGGACCGCAGCTATCGCGCTGAAAGAGACAACCGATATTTAGATACAAAATCGCTTGCCCAATGA